From a region of the Salvelinus namaycush isolate Seneca chromosome 40, SaNama_1.0, whole genome shotgun sequence genome:
- the LOC120033587 gene encoding transmembrane protein 163 isoform X2 produces the protein MTDSTASDPVSTIPDPTIVDPSTVNGQCDPTDQQPPKRASQGEPKFKMDQEMKISDSVEGQGLLESSMRLKPHEAQSYRKKALWVSWVSIFVTLILAVAAFTVSFMRHSASAFGFAFDAALDVLSSIIVVWRYSNAAAVHSAHREYIACVILGVVFILSSLCILGKAIHDLATKLLPEVDDFLFSVSIVSGVMCIILAVFKFMLGRVLTSRALITDGFNSLVGGVMGFSILISAEVFKHDPKVWYLDGSIGVLIGLIILAYGVKLLVDMVPRVRQTRNYERFE, from the exons ATGACGGACTCTACAGCCTCAGACCCGGTGAGCACCATCCCGGATCCAACTATTGTTGATCCGTCGACTGTGAACGGCCAGTGCGACCCGACAGATCAACAGCCACCCAAAAGAGCAAGTCAGGGGGAACCTAAATTCAAGATGGACCAGGAGATGAAGATTAGCGATAGCGTGGAGGGGCAAG GCTTACTGGAGAGCAGCATGAGGCTAAAGCCCCACGAAGCTCAAAGCTACCGCAAGAAAGCATTGTGGGTCTCCTGGGTTTCCATCTTTGTGACGCTGATCCTGGCAGTAGCAGCTTTCA CTGTTTCCTTCATGAGACACAGTGCCTCGGCTTTCGGATTCGCT TTTGATGCCGCCCTGGACGTGCTGTCCTCCATCATCGTGGTGTGGCGCTATAGTAACGCCGCCGCCGTTCACTCTGCACACAGGGAGTACAT agcCTGTGTGATCCTGGGGGTGGTCTTCATCCTGTCCTCTCTGTGTATCCTGGGAAAGGCAATCCATGACCTGGCTACCAAGCTACTGCCTGAAGTG gaTGACTTCCTCTTCAGTGTGTCCATCGTCAGTGGCGTGATGTGTATCATTCTGGCCGTGTTCAAGTTCATGCTGGGCAGGGTGCTCACCAGCAGAGCCCTCATCACAGACG GTTTCAACTCCCTGGTGGGCGGGGTCATGGGCTTCTCCATCCTAATCAGTGCTGAGGTGTTCAAGCACGATCCCAAAGTGTGGTACCTGGACGGGTCCATAGGGGTCCTGATAGGCCTCATCATCCTGGCCTACGGAGTCAA
- the LOC120033587 gene encoding transmembrane protein 163 isoform X1, with amino-acid sequence MRLKPHEAQSYRKKALWVSWVSIFVTLILAVAAFTVSFMRHSASAFGFAFDAALDVLSSIIVVWRYSNAAAVHSAHREYIACVILGVVFILSSLCILGKAIHDLATKLLPEVDDFLFSVSIVSGVMCIILAVFKFMLGRVLTSRALITDGFNSLVGGVMGFSILISAEVFKHDPKVWYLDGSIGVLIGLIILAYGVKLLVDMVPRVRQTRNYERFE; translated from the exons ATGAGGCTAAAGCCCCACGAAGCTCAAAGCTACCGCAAGAAAGCATTGTGGGTCTCCTGGGTTTCCATCTTTGTGACGCTGATCCTGGCAGTAGCAGCTTTCA CTGTTTCCTTCATGAGACACAGTGCCTCGGCTTTCGGATTCGCT TTTGATGCCGCCCTGGACGTGCTGTCCTCCATCATCGTGGTGTGGCGCTATAGTAACGCCGCCGCCGTTCACTCTGCACACAGGGAGTACAT agcCTGTGTGATCCTGGGGGTGGTCTTCATCCTGTCCTCTCTGTGTATCCTGGGAAAGGCAATCCATGACCTGGCTACCAAGCTACTGCCTGAAGTG gaTGACTTCCTCTTCAGTGTGTCCATCGTCAGTGGCGTGATGTGTATCATTCTGGCCGTGTTCAAGTTCATGCTGGGCAGGGTGCTCACCAGCAGAGCCCTCATCACAGACG GTTTCAACTCCCTGGTGGGCGGGGTCATGGGCTTCTCCATCCTAATCAGTGCTGAGGTGTTCAAGCACGATCCCAAAGTGTGGTACCTGGACGGGTCCATAGGGGTCCTGATAGGCCTCATCATCCTGGCCTACGGAGTCAA